A part of Variovorax sp. HW608 genomic DNA contains:
- a CDS encoding branched-chain amino acid ABC transporter permease, producing the protein MKSVFSRLLSNDAPRSRVLAVLLVAVLLGLAFAPFIFPGVKALSVAAKVLVFIVLVASFDLLLGYTGIVSFAQTMFFGIGAYGIAISATRLGAGWGPLLLGLGVALAISLVLSLAIGLFSLRVRAIFFAMITLAVAAAFQTLASQLSDFTGGEDGLTFKLPELISPSFEFAEEPFLGVSLDGRLLCYYMLFVLAVVLVLALLRIVNSPFGRVLQAIRENEFRAEAIGYRVVVYRTTASVLSALFATLAGAMLAIWLRYNGPDTSLSFEIMIDVLLIVVIGGMGTIYGAVIGSVIFVVAQSYLQDLLRIGSEAASGATWLSALLSPDRWLLWLGVLFVLSVYYFPTGIVGRLRK; encoded by the coding sequence ATGAAGTCCGTTTTCTCCCGTCTTCTTTCCAACGATGCGCCGCGCAGCCGCGTGCTCGCGGTGCTGCTGGTCGCGGTGCTGCTGGGGCTGGCGTTTGCGCCGTTCATCTTCCCGGGCGTCAAGGCGCTCAGCGTGGCGGCCAAGGTGCTGGTCTTCATCGTGCTGGTCGCGAGCTTCGACCTGCTGCTCGGCTACACCGGCATCGTGAGCTTCGCGCAGACGATGTTCTTCGGCATCGGCGCCTACGGCATCGCCATCTCGGCGACGCGCCTCGGGGCGGGGTGGGGCCCCTTGCTGCTCGGGCTGGGCGTGGCGCTCGCGATCTCGCTGGTGCTGTCGCTCGCCATCGGCCTGTTCTCGCTCAGGGTGCGCGCGATCTTCTTCGCGATGATCACGCTCGCGGTAGCCGCGGCTTTCCAGACGCTGGCTTCGCAGTTGTCGGACTTCACCGGTGGCGAGGATGGCCTGACCTTCAAGCTGCCCGAGCTGATCTCGCCGAGCTTCGAGTTCGCGGAAGAGCCGTTCCTCGGCGTCTCGCTCGACGGCCGGCTGCTGTGCTACTACATGCTCTTCGTGCTCGCGGTGGTGCTGGTGCTGGCCCTGCTGCGCATCGTGAATTCGCCCTTCGGCCGCGTGCTGCAGGCGATCCGCGAGAACGAGTTCCGCGCCGAGGCGATCGGCTACCGCGTGGTGGTGTATCGCACCACCGCGTCGGTGCTGTCGGCGCTGTTCGCGACGCTCGCGGGCGCGATGCTCGCGATCTGGCTTCGCTACAACGGCCCGGACACCTCGCTGAGCTTCGAAATCATGATCGACGTGCTGCTGATCGTGGTCATCGGCGGCATGGGCACGATCTACGGCGCGGTGATCGGCAGCGTGATCTTCGTGGTCGCGCAGAGCTACCTGCAGGACTTGCTGCGCATCGGCAGCGAGGCGGCGAGCGGCGCGACGTGGCTCTCGGCGCTCTTGTCACCCGACCGCTGGCTCTTGTGGCTCGGGGTGCTGTTCGTGCTCTCGGTCTATTACTTCCCCACGGGCATCGTCGGCCGCCTGAGGAAATGA
- a CDS encoding sigma-54 dependent transcriptional regulator: MQPGSILCVTLGGDATQVLEPLIARGWDVTQASDLVAAGRMQAHRHFKVGVLIVGTSLNVPEAAVEACVNASPGSEWVSLCETEALEHAGFRELVLGCFFDHQVMPVDLGELEMTLQHADQRALLRLRHDAAHRHAVDALGMVGQGPAITRLRQQIRKVAATDAPVLIGGESGSGKELAARAIHQCSQRSAGPFVAVNCGAISPNLIQSELFGHERGAFTGASSERRGLIEAANGGTIFLDEIGDLPIELQTNLLRFLQEKTISRVGAVRNLHVDVRVVAASHVDLAEAVAVGQFRDDLFYRLNVLSIEVAPLRRRMEDVPILAEYFFQRCAAKSRARVKGFSRQAVAAMLAHAWPGNVRELFNRVQRAVVMTDRRLIGPADLGLAPADNPVGMGLDAARTVAERDAIVLTLTRVGRNITHAARELGVSRMTLYRLMDKHSIALDSEIRPHVTQPWPTPQPTLRTAPAAAVVNPLETVLGAPAAGFHADWDGVGKPSGRA; this comes from the coding sequence ATGCAGCCGGGAAGCATTCTTTGCGTGACGCTGGGCGGTGATGCGACCCAGGTCCTCGAACCCCTGATCGCGAGGGGCTGGGACGTGACGCAAGCGAGCGACCTGGTCGCCGCCGGCCGCATGCAGGCGCATCGGCATTTCAAGGTGGGCGTGCTGATCGTCGGCACGTCGCTGAACGTGCCGGAGGCCGCTGTCGAAGCCTGTGTCAACGCCTCGCCGGGCTCCGAGTGGGTGAGCCTCTGCGAGACCGAGGCGCTGGAGCACGCGGGCTTTCGCGAACTGGTGCTCGGCTGCTTCTTCGACCATCAGGTGATGCCGGTCGACCTCGGCGAACTCGAGATGACGCTGCAGCACGCGGACCAGCGCGCGCTGCTGCGATTGCGCCATGACGCGGCGCATCGCCATGCGGTCGACGCGCTCGGCATGGTGGGGCAGGGCCCGGCCATCACGCGGCTGCGCCAGCAGATCCGCAAGGTCGCCGCCACCGATGCGCCGGTGCTGATCGGCGGCGAAAGCGGCAGCGGCAAGGAGCTGGCGGCGCGGGCGATCCATCAATGCTCGCAGCGCTCGGCGGGGCCGTTCGTCGCGGTGAACTGCGGCGCGATCTCGCCGAACCTGATCCAGTCCGAGCTCTTCGGGCATGAGCGCGGCGCGTTCACCGGCGCCTCGTCGGAACGCCGCGGCCTCATCGAGGCGGCCAACGGCGGCACCATCTTCCTCGACGAGATCGGCGACCTGCCGATCGAGCTGCAGACCAACCTGCTGCGCTTCCTGCAGGAAAAGACCATCAGCCGCGTGGGCGCGGTGCGCAACCTGCACGTCGATGTACGCGTGGTCGCGGCGTCGCATGTGGATCTGGCGGAAGCGGTGGCCGTGGGGCAGTTCCGCGACGATCTGTTCTACCGCCTCAACGTGCTCTCGATCGAAGTCGCGCCCTTGCGGCGGCGCATGGAGGACGTGCCGATCCTCGCCGAGTATTTCTTCCAGCGCTGCGCCGCCAAGAGCAGGGCGCGCGTCAAGGGCTTCAGCCGGCAGGCGGTCGCGGCGATGCTCGCGCATGCCTGGCCGGGCAATGTGCGCGAACTCTTCAACCGCGTGCAGCGCGCGGTGGTGATGACCGACCGGCGCCTGATCGGGCCCGCCGATCTCGGCCTCGCGCCCGCGGACAACCCGGTCGGCATGGGGCTCGACGCCGCGCGGACCGTCGCCGAGCGCGACGCCATCGTGCTGACCCTGACCCGCGTCGGGCGCAACATCACGCATGCCGCACGCGAGCTCGGCGTGTCGCGCATGACCCTTTACCGCCTGATGGACAAGCACAGCATCGCGCTGGATTCCGAAATCCGGCCGCATGTGACCCAGCCCTGGCCGACGCCGCAGCCGACGCTGCGGACCGCGCCCGCGGCTGCCGTGGTCAATCCGCTGGAGACCGTGCTCGGCGCGCCGGCGGCCGGCTTCCATGCCGACTGGGACGGCGTCGGCAAGCCTTCGGGGCGGGCCTAG
- a CDS encoding HAD family hydrolase, which translates to MALATPDSLTLDVKRIAAISLDLDDTLWPIWPTIERAERVLHAWLMREAPRTASLLITPGVLRELREATAKERSDLAHDLSALRRESIRAALVRTGENPALAEPAFDIFFAERQRVELYDDVLPALKWLSERYPLVAVSNGNADVHRTGVGRWFRTAFNAREFGSGKPHAPIFRAAAASVGLLPEDVLHVGDDAALDVVGALGAGMQAAWLVRDERPWEHDARPQLIVPNLHALCVALEAGGA; encoded by the coding sequence ATGGCTCTCGCGACCCCCGATTCCCTGACCCTCGACGTGAAGCGCATCGCCGCGATCTCGCTCGATCTGGACGACACCCTCTGGCCGATCTGGCCCACCATCGAGCGCGCTGAGCGCGTGCTGCACGCCTGGTTGATGCGCGAGGCGCCGAGGACCGCCAGCCTGCTGATCACGCCCGGCGTGCTGCGCGAGTTGCGCGAGGCGACGGCCAAGGAGCGTTCCGATCTGGCGCACGACCTGAGCGCGCTGCGCCGCGAATCGATTCGCGCCGCCTTGGTGCGCACCGGCGAGAACCCGGCGCTGGCCGAGCCGGCCTTCGACATCTTCTTCGCGGAGCGCCAGCGCGTGGAGCTCTACGACGATGTGCTGCCCGCGCTCAAGTGGCTCAGCGAGCGCTATCCGCTGGTCGCGGTTTCCAACGGCAATGCCGATGTCCACCGCACCGGCGTCGGACGCTGGTTCCGCACCGCGTTCAACGCGCGCGAATTCGGCAGCGGCAAGCCGCATGCGCCGATCTTCCGGGCTGCGGCGGCATCGGTCGGCCTGCTGCCCGAGGACGTGCTCCACGTAGGCGACGACGCGGCGCTCGACGTGGTCGGCGCGCTCGGCGCCGGCATGCAGGCGGCATGGCTGGTGCGCGACGAACGCCCGTGGGAGCACGACGCGCGCCCGCAACTCATCGTGCCCAATCTGCACGCGCTGTGCGTGGCGCTGGAGGCCGGCGGCGCCTGA
- a CDS encoding DUF1993 domain-containing protein, with protein MALSLYDISVPVFTRALGQLSHILDKGLAHAQASGIDPSQLVDARLAPDMFTLAGQVQSASDAAKFGVARIAGITGPSFPDTESTYAELQARVAKTIDYLGTVDRGLIDGHEDREVVMKVRGNELKFTAQRYLLQFAIPNFFFHVTTAYDILRHNGVPIGKLDYLGRY; from the coding sequence ATGGCGCTTTCGCTCTACGATATTTCCGTCCCGGTGTTCACCCGCGCGCTGGGCCAGCTTTCCCACATCCTCGACAAGGGCCTCGCGCATGCGCAGGCCTCGGGCATCGATCCTTCGCAGCTCGTCGACGCGCGTCTCGCGCCGGACATGTTCACGCTCGCCGGGCAGGTCCAGAGCGCGAGCGATGCCGCCAAGTTCGGCGTGGCGCGCATCGCCGGCATCACCGGGCCGAGCTTTCCCGACACCGAATCGACGTATGCCGAGCTTCAGGCGCGCGTCGCGAAGACCATCGACTACCTGGGCACCGTGGACCGCGGGCTGATCGATGGCCACGAGGACCGAGAGGTGGTCATGAAGGTCCGGGGCAACGAGCTGAAGTTCACCGCCCAGCGCTACCTGCTGCAGTTCGCGATCCCGAACTTCTTCTTCCACGTCACCACCGCCTATGACATCCTGCGGCACAACGGCGTGCCGATCGGCAAGCTCGACTATCTCGGGCGCTACTGA
- a CDS encoding branched-chain amino acid ABC transporter permease, translating to MNKDFDWKPLALVPLLALIALPLTGSVSTWLTLTVAGLAMGMIIFIIASGLTLVFGLMDVLNFGHGVFIALGAFVASTVLGGMSDWTGSQDLWRNLVAVFPAMLVAMLVAGAVGLAFERFIVRPVYGQHLKQILITMGGMIIGEELIKVIWGPGQIPLPLPDALRGSLFIGDAAISRYRILAVIVGIFVFGLLAWTLGRTKIGLLIRAGVQDREMVESLGYRIGRLFVGVFVVGSALAGLGGVMWGLFQQNLIPQMGAQVNVLIFIVIIIGGLGSTTGALIGALLVGLMNNYTGFLMPTLTQFASIFLMVAVLLWRPQGVYPVVNR from the coding sequence ATGAACAAAGATTTCGACTGGAAACCCCTGGCTCTGGTGCCGCTGCTCGCGCTGATCGCGCTGCCGCTGACCGGCTCCGTCTCGACCTGGCTCACGCTCACCGTTGCGGGCCTCGCGATGGGGATGATCATCTTCATCATCGCTTCCGGCCTCACGCTGGTCTTCGGGCTGATGGACGTGCTCAACTTCGGCCACGGCGTGTTCATCGCGCTCGGCGCCTTCGTCGCGAGCACCGTGCTCGGCGGCATGAGCGACTGGACCGGATCGCAGGATCTGTGGCGCAACCTCGTGGCCGTCTTCCCGGCCATGCTCGTCGCGATGCTGGTGGCGGGCGCGGTGGGCCTGGCCTTCGAGCGCTTCATCGTGCGGCCGGTCTACGGCCAGCACCTCAAGCAGATCCTCATCACGATGGGCGGCATGATCATCGGCGAGGAACTGATCAAGGTGATCTGGGGCCCCGGCCAGATCCCGCTGCCTCTGCCCGATGCGCTGCGCGGCTCGCTGTTCATCGGCGATGCGGCGATCAGCAGGTACCGCATCCTCGCGGTGATCGTCGGCATCTTCGTCTTCGGCCTGCTGGCCTGGACGCTGGGCCGGACCAAGATCGGCCTTTTGATCCGCGCCGGCGTGCAGGACCGCGAGATGGTCGAGTCGCTCGGCTACCGCATCGGCCGGCTGTTCGTCGGCGTGTTCGTGGTGGGCAGCGCGCTGGCCGGTCTCGGCGGCGTGATGTGGGGGCTGTTCCAGCAGAACCTCATTCCGCAGATGGGCGCGCAGGTCAACGTGCTGATCTTCATCGTGATCATCATCGGCGGCCTCGGCTCGACCACCGGCGCGCTCATCGGCGCGCTGCTGGTGGGCCTGATGAACAACTACACCGGCTTCCTGATGCCGACGCTCACGCAGTTCGCGAGCATCTTCCTGATGGTCGCCGTCTTGCTATGGCGTCCGCAGGGCGTCTATCCCGTCGTGAACAGATGA
- a CDS encoding ABC transporter ATP-binding protein, giving the protein MNQANLLTLKGVHTHIGAYHILHGVDLTVPKGQLTMLLGRNGAGKTTTLRTIMGLWHASHGSVRFGSTDITAMRTPQIAELGIAYVPENMGIFSDLTVKENMLLAARSAKNADQMDDTRLKWIFKLFPAVEKFWNHPAGKLSGGQKQMLAVSRAIVEPRELLIVDEPSKGLAPAIINNMIDAFSELKKSGVTILLVEQNINFAQRLGDTVAVMDNGVVVHSGSMAAFSADEALQQSLLGLAL; this is encoded by the coding sequence ATGAACCAGGCCAATCTTCTGACGCTCAAGGGCGTTCATACGCATATCGGCGCCTATCACATCCTCCACGGCGTGGACCTCACGGTGCCCAAGGGCCAGCTCACGATGCTGCTGGGCCGCAACGGCGCCGGCAAGACGACCACGCTGCGGACCATCATGGGCCTGTGGCATGCATCGCACGGCAGCGTGCGCTTCGGCAGCACCGACATCACCGCGATGCGCACGCCGCAGATCGCCGAGCTCGGCATCGCCTACGTGCCCGAGAACATGGGCATCTTCTCGGATCTCACCGTGAAGGAGAACATGCTGCTGGCCGCGCGAAGCGCGAAGAACGCCGACCAGATGGACGACACGCGGCTGAAATGGATCTTCAAGCTCTTCCCGGCGGTCGAGAAGTTCTGGAACCACCCGGCCGGCAAGCTCTCGGGCGGGCAGAAGCAGATGCTCGCGGTGTCGCGCGCGATCGTCGAGCCGCGCGAGCTGCTGATCGTCGACGAGCCCAGCAAGGGCCTCGCGCCCGCGATCATCAACAACATGATCGACGCCTTCAGCGAGCTCAAGAAGAGCGGCGTGACGATCCTGCTCGTCGAACAGAACATCAACTTCGCGCAACGCCTGGGCGACACGGTGGCCGTGATGGACAACGGCGTCGTGGTGCACAGCGGCAGCATGGCCGCGTTCTCGGCGGATGAAGCCTTGCAGCAATCCCTGCTGGGGCTCGCACTATGA
- the hemH gene encoding ferrochelatase, producing the protein MPFRQEPPAADMAPGRTAVLWCNLGSPDEPTAKAVRPFLAAFLGDPRVVEIPKAAWMPILHGVILRTRPAKSAAKYASIWMPEGSPLKVWTKKQATMLSGWLGEHGHRVTVRDAMRYGQPSIASRLDELRAEGVTRVLVLQAYPQYSATTTASVIDEVNAWSARVRRVPEFRFVNDYHDDAGYIDALARSVVRHWQQHGRPDQLVLSFHGIPARNIRLGDPYHAQCVVTARLLAERLQLTPDQYRVTYQSRFGRAKWLDPYTEPLLRELGAKGVRRVDVMCPGFPADCLETLEEIAMEGRDAFLHAGGKEFTYIPCLNDSNAWITALAGIAERHLAGWPTQQRGA; encoded by the coding sequence ATGCCTTTCCGACAAGAACCGCCCGCCGCCGACATGGCCCCAGGGCGCACTGCCGTGCTCTGGTGCAACCTGGGCTCGCCCGATGAACCGACGGCCAAGGCCGTGCGGCCCTTCCTCGCCGCCTTCCTCGGCGATCCGCGCGTGGTCGAGATTCCGAAGGCCGCGTGGATGCCGATCCTGCACGGCGTGATCCTGCGCACACGGCCCGCGAAATCCGCCGCCAAGTACGCCAGCATCTGGATGCCCGAGGGCTCGCCGCTCAAGGTGTGGACGAAGAAGCAGGCCACCATGCTTTCCGGCTGGCTCGGCGAGCACGGCCATCGGGTGACGGTGCGCGATGCGATGCGCTACGGCCAGCCATCGATTGCGAGCCGGCTCGACGAACTCCGCGCGGAGGGCGTCACCCGCGTGCTGGTGTTGCAGGCCTATCCGCAGTACTCCGCCACCACCACGGCCAGCGTGATCGACGAGGTGAATGCCTGGAGCGCGCGCGTGCGCCGCGTGCCGGAGTTCCGCTTCGTCAACGACTACCACGACGACGCCGGCTACATCGACGCGCTCGCGCGCAGCGTCGTGCGCCACTGGCAGCAGCATGGCCGGCCCGACCAGCTGGTGCTGAGCTTCCACGGCATTCCGGCGCGCAACATCCGGCTGGGCGATCCGTACCACGCGCAATGCGTGGTCACCGCGCGCCTCTTGGCCGAACGCCTGCAGCTCACGCCCGACCAGTACCGCGTGACCTACCAGTCCCGCTTCGGCCGCGCCAAGTGGCTCGATCCGTACACCGAGCCCCTGCTTCGCGAGCTCGGCGCCAAGGGCGTCAGGCGGGTCGACGTGATGTGCCCGGGCTTCCCCGCCGACTGCCTGGAGACGCTGGAGGAAATCGCGATGGAAGGCCGCGACGCCTTCCTGCATGCGGGCGGCAAGGAATTCACCTACATCCCCTGCCTCAACGACAGCAACGCCTGGATCACCGCGCTCGCGGGCATCGCGGAGCGCCATCTCGCGGGCTGGCCGACGCAGCAGCGCGGCGCGTGA
- a CDS encoding C39 family peptidase gives MLLSLALLAVATAAPAQEEKERAYMPSMGMGDFNIPVTSLKKQRQARTLIQKYDFSCGSAAVATLLTHHFNYPVTEQQVFTWMYENGDQEKIHKEGFSLLDMKRYLKTLGFEADGFEQPLEKLQQARVPAIVLINTNGYHHFVVVKGLQPGRVLIGDPAQGTRALSRKDFDEMWQNGLLFVIHNRMDVARFNVAADWRVAPHAPLGQSISREGMEMLALPKLGPGDF, from the coding sequence ATGCTGCTCTCCCTCGCACTGCTGGCCGTGGCCACCGCGGCGCCCGCCCAAGAGGAAAAGGAGCGGGCCTATATGCCATCCATGGGTATGGGCGACTTCAACATACCCGTGACAAGCCTGAAGAAGCAGCGCCAGGCGCGCACGCTGATCCAGAAGTACGACTTCAGCTGCGGCTCGGCCGCAGTCGCCACGCTGCTCACGCACCACTTCAACTATCCGGTCACCGAGCAGCAGGTGTTCACCTGGATGTACGAGAACGGCGACCAGGAGAAGATCCACAAGGAGGGCTTCTCGCTGCTGGACATGAAGCGCTACCTGAAGACGCTGGGCTTCGAGGCCGACGGCTTCGAGCAGCCGCTCGAGAAGCTCCAGCAGGCGCGTGTCCCGGCCATCGTGCTGATCAACACCAACGGCTATCACCACTTCGTGGTCGTCAAGGGCCTGCAGCCGGGCCGCGTGCTGATCGGCGATCCGGCACAGGGCACGCGCGCTCTCTCGCGCAAGGACTTCGACGAGATGTGGCAGAACGGCCTGCTCTTCGTGATCCACAACCGGATGGACGTCGCGCGCTTCAACGTCGCCGCCGACTGGCGCGTCGCGCCGCACGCGCCGCTCGGCCAGAGCATCTCGCGCGAGGGCATGGAGATGCTCGCGCTGCCCAAGCTGGGACCGGGAGACTTCTGA
- a CDS encoding alpha/beta fold hydrolase produces the protein MNLPTSNYAQLAGYEIHWMDWGRAGDPVVVAWHGLARTCRDMDELAAHFAARGFRVICPDTIGRGLSQWSRAPDDEYKLSFYARLASALCDELKLTRVHWVGTSMGGAIGMVCAGGLVEPAMKPRIASLVLNDNAPQLSSAALDRIRAYAGQPPAFDTVLELEAFFRTVYKPYGWLSDAQWRRLTETSTRRLPDGRVTPHYDPMMVRQFIVHPEDYVLWSHYDAIEAPVLCLRGVDSDLVLPETLEQMRRRGPGGRSRLQIIEVPGCGHAPALNVPAHLDPIEAFVRRAGA, from the coding sequence ATGAACCTGCCTACTTCCAACTACGCACAACTCGCCGGGTACGAGATCCACTGGATGGATTGGGGCCGGGCCGGCGATCCCGTCGTCGTCGCCTGGCATGGCCTGGCGCGCACCTGCCGCGACATGGACGAGCTGGCGGCGCATTTCGCGGCGCGCGGCTTCCGCGTGATCTGCCCCGACACCATCGGCCGCGGCCTGAGCCAGTGGAGCAGGGCGCCGGACGATGAATACAAGCTCTCGTTCTACGCCCGGCTGGCATCGGCGCTGTGCGACGAGCTGAAGCTCACGCGCGTGCACTGGGTCGGCACCTCGATGGGCGGCGCGATCGGCATGGTCTGCGCGGGCGGCCTGGTCGAACCGGCGATGAAGCCGCGGATCGCGAGCCTGGTGCTCAACGACAACGCGCCGCAGCTCTCGTCGGCAGCACTCGACCGCATCCGTGCGTACGCGGGCCAGCCGCCGGCCTTCGACACGGTGCTGGAACTCGAAGCCTTCTTCCGCACCGTCTACAAGCCCTACGGCTGGCTCAGCGATGCGCAATGGCGGCGGTTGACCGAGACCTCGACCCGGCGCCTGCCCGACGGCCGCGTGACGCCGCATTACGACCCGATGATGGTGCGGCAGTTCATCGTGCATCCCGAGGACTACGTGCTGTGGTCGCATTACGACGCGATCGAGGCGCCCGTGCTGTGCCTTCGCGGCGTGGACTCCGACCTCGTGCTGCCGGAGACGCTGGAGCAAATGCGCCGCCGCGGACCCGGCGGCAGGAGCCGCCTGCAGATCATCGAAGTGCCCGGTTGCGGCCACGCGCCGGCCTTGAACGTGCCGGCGCATCTGGACCCGATCGAGGCCTTCGTGCGCAGGGCCGGCGCGTGA
- a CDS encoding acetate kinase, which translates to METYRSYGALLLLACSSMASPDAMAQSQGSQSSTGSTNTTAARNANRRVEALQKQVTEQGQQIEALRRQAAEQETRYKELQDRLSSQEAKTAAAPQRPVPMPAPGSKIAEEKPAPEGAAAEASDTSTRPVRVGVAPSEEAQAPPVAQLFDEPSILTPKGSFVLEPSLQYGYSSNNRVALVGYTVIPALLIGLVDVREFKRNTFIGALTGRWGATNRMELELKLPYVARSDSTISREIFTGSATDNVFNTHGNGMGDIEAAIRYQIADGRDNNKPYVVGGLRFKARNGKDPFEVPTDCVTRCIGNTTGTGLPLELPTGSGFYSLQPSLTFLLPSDPAVFFGGLSYTYNFQRNDVSRTVQGGQKEFLGDVKAGDVWGLNFGMGLAINERSSFSLGMELYTVAPTQQNGQTVIGSVRTQLASLLLGYSYRYSNKSVFNVSVGAGLTRDTPDFQLTVRFPMSF; encoded by the coding sequence ATGGAGACCTACCGCTCGTACGGGGCGCTGTTGTTGCTTGCCTGTTCCTCGATGGCATCGCCCGATGCCATGGCCCAGTCGCAGGGTTCCCAGAGTTCCACCGGTTCCACAAATACAACGGCCGCACGAAACGCGAACCGGCGCGTCGAGGCGCTGCAGAAGCAGGTGACCGAGCAGGGCCAGCAGATCGAGGCCCTGCGCCGCCAGGCGGCCGAGCAGGAAACCCGTTACAAGGAACTCCAGGACCGCCTGTCGTCGCAGGAGGCGAAGACCGCCGCCGCCCCGCAGAGACCCGTTCCGATGCCCGCGCCGGGCTCGAAGATCGCCGAGGAAAAGCCCGCACCCGAAGGCGCGGCGGCCGAAGCCTCCGACACGTCCACGCGTCCGGTGCGCGTGGGTGTCGCGCCGAGCGAGGAGGCGCAGGCGCCACCGGTGGCCCAGCTGTTCGACGAGCCGAGCATCCTGACGCCCAAGGGCTCCTTCGTGCTGGAGCCCTCGCTGCAATACGGCTATTCGTCGAACAACCGCGTCGCGCTGGTCGGCTACACCGTGATTCCGGCGCTCCTGATCGGTCTGGTCGACGTGCGCGAATTCAAGCGCAACACCTTCATCGGCGCGTTGACGGGCCGCTGGGGCGCGACGAACCGCATGGAACTGGAGCTGAAGCTGCCTTATGTGGCGCGTTCGGACTCGACCATCAGCCGCGAGATCTTCACCGGTTCCGCGACCGACAACGTCTTCAATACGCACGGCAACGGCATGGGCGACATCGAAGCCGCCATCCGCTACCAGATCGCCGACGGCCGCGACAACAACAAGCCTTATGTGGTTGGCGGGCTGCGCTTCAAGGCGCGCAACGGCAAGGATCCGTTCGAGGTACCGACCGATTGCGTGACGCGCTGCATCGGCAACACCACCGGGACCGGCCTGCCGCTGGAGCTGCCGACGGGCTCAGGCTTCTATTCGCTGCAGCCGAGCCTGACCTTCCTGCTGCCGTCCGATCCGGCCGTGTTCTTCGGCGGCCTGAGCTACACCTATAACTTCCAGCGCAACGACGTCAGCCGCACGGTGCAGGGCGGACAGAAAGAGTTCCTCGGCGACGTGAAGGCCGGCGACGTGTGGGGTCTGAATTTCGGCATGGGCCTCGCGATCAACGAGCGCTCGTCGTTCAGCCTGGGCATGGAGCTGTATACCGTCGCACCGACCCAGCAGAACGGCCAGACGGTCATCGGTTCGGTACGTACGCAGCTCGCGTCCTTGCTGCTGGGTTACTCGTACCGCTACAGCAACAAGTCCGTGTTCAATGTGAGCGTGGGCGCCGGCCTGACGCGCGACACGCCCGACTTCCAGCTGACAGTCAGGTTCCCGATGTCCTTCTGA
- a CDS encoding ABC transporter ATP-binding protein, whose translation MLETRNLTIRFGGHVAVNAVSCAFAPGTLTAIVGPNGAGKTTYFNLISGQLKATEGSVTLDGQSLSGLPASARTRAGLGRAFQLTNLFPNLTVLENVRLAVQATREGAHRRGLNLWSIWSDHRALTERADRILADVALKAKEHASVASLPHGDQRKLEVALLMALEPKVFMFDEPTAGMNAAEAPVILDLIRALKKDKTKTILLVEHKMDVVRELADRIIVLHNGQLVADGEPAEVIASPVVQEAYLGLPSAGAEDASRHVPAPIPAFPRAGEGETP comes from the coding sequence ATGCTTGAGACCCGAAACCTGACCATCCGCTTCGGCGGCCATGTGGCGGTCAATGCCGTCAGCTGCGCCTTCGCGCCCGGCACATTGACCGCCATCGTCGGCCCCAATGGCGCCGGCAAGACCACCTACTTCAATCTCATCTCGGGCCAGCTCAAGGCGACCGAGGGCTCGGTGACGCTCGACGGGCAATCGCTCTCGGGCCTGCCGGCCTCGGCACGCACACGGGCGGGGCTGGGGCGCGCGTTCCAGCTCACGAACCTGTTTCCCAACCTCACGGTGCTGGAGAACGTGCGGCTCGCGGTGCAGGCCACGCGCGAGGGCGCGCACCGGCGCGGCCTCAATCTCTGGAGCATCTGGAGCGACCACCGCGCGCTGACCGAGCGCGCCGACCGGATCCTGGCCGACGTGGCGCTCAAGGCCAAGGAGCACGCGAGCGTCGCGAGCCTGCCGCACGGCGACCAGCGCAAGCTCGAAGTCGCGCTCTTGATGGCGCTCGAGCCGAAGGTGTTCATGTTCGACGAGCCGACCGCCGGCATGAATGCCGCCGAGGCGCCGGTGATCCTCGACCTGATCCGCGCGCTCAAGAAGGACAAGACCAAGACCATCCTCCTGGTCGAACACAAGATGGACGTGGTGCGCGAGCTCGCGGACCGCATCATCGTGCTGCACAACGGCCAGCTCGTGGCCGACGGCGAGCCGGCCGAGGTGATCGCCTCGCCGGTGGTGCAGGAGGCGTACCTCGGCTTGCCTTCGGCTGGCGCCGAGGACGCTTCGCGCCATGTGCCCGCCCCCATCCCGGCCTTCCCCCGCGCGGGGGAAGGAGAAACACCATGA